The following are encoded together in the Vigna unguiculata cultivar IT97K-499-35 chromosome 2, ASM411807v1, whole genome shotgun sequence genome:
- the LOC114174168 gene encoding plastoglobulin-1, chloroplastic, producing MAQISVWVSSYRHPVPMAVVAVTSSTPFIFSQNVKPLSLPSPLSCLSISPRFPRFPSRRIRASAADDAGKPAGKISDEWGEDYEPEAEASSSKLPDTDPPKDEDEWQEGGEASDAGGYIDGGNGTPVAEAPAEEGVDDKVEGLKRALVDTVYGTELGIQAGSEVRAEVSELVTQLEAVNPTPAPVEEPALLDGNWVLLYTASSELLPLLAAGRLPLLKVEKISQTIDTSSFTIINSTTLSSPFASLSFSASASFEVRSPARIQVTFKEGAIQPPEIKSKVDLPENVDIFGQKLSLQPLQQSLVPLQGVVENISRVISGQPALKIPIPGERTSSWLLTTYLDQDLRISRGDGGLFILAREGSPLLEQ from the exons ATGGCTCAGATTTCAGTTTGGGTTTCATCCTATCGCCACCCTGTGCCGATGGCTGTCGTCGCCGTCACTTCGTCCACTCCCTTCATATTTTCCCAGAACGTTAAACCGCTTTCTCTCCCCTCTCCGCTGTCTTGCCTTTCTATCTCACCGCGCTTTCCCAGGTTTCCTTCTCGCCGCATACGCGCCTCCGCCGCTGACGACGCCGGCAAGCCGGCTGGGAAGATCTCTGACGAGTGGGGCGAAGACTACGAGCCTGAAGCCGAAGCGTCGTCGTCCAAGCTTCCCGACACGGATCCTCCCAAGGACGAGGACGAATGGCAGGAAGGAGGTGAAGCATCCGACGCCGGCGGATATATCGACGGCGGTAACGGAACTCCGGTCGCTGAGGCTCCGGCGGAGGAGGGAGTGGATGACAAGGTGGAGGGACTGAAGCGTGCTTTGGTGGATACTGTCTATGGCACCGAGTTAGGGATTCAAGCCGGGTCGGAGGTTCGTGCTGAGGTGTCCGAGTTGGTGACTCAGTTGGAAGCGGTGAACCCTACCCCTGCCCCCGTGGAGGAACCTGCACTTCTGGATGGGAATTGGGTTTTGCT GTACACTGCATCTTCTGAACTGTTGCCTCTCCTAGCAGCAGGAAGATTGCCTTTGTTGAAGGTGGAAAAGATTTCTCAAACAATTGATACCAGTAGCTTCACCATTATAAACTCCACAACACTGTCTAGCCCTTTTGCATCTTTGTCTTTCAGTGCATCTGCCTCATTTGAAGTTCGAAGCCCTGCAAGAATACAG GTCACTTTTAAAGAAGGTGCAATACAACCTCCAGAGATAAAGTCTAAAGTTGACCTACCAGAAAATGTGGACATTTTTGGCCAAAAGCTCAGCCTACAGCCTCTGCAACAATCCCTTGTTCCACTACAAGGTGTGGTGGAAAACATATCGCGGGTCATTTCTGGTCAGCCAGCTCTCAAGATTCCCATCCCTGGTGAGAGGACAAGCTCCTGGCTTCTTACTACATATCTTGATCAGGACTTGCGAATATCAAGAGGAGATGGTGGTCTTTTCATTCTAGCCAGAGAAGGAAGTCCCCTTCTTGAGCAATAG
- the LOC114174733 gene encoding inactive poly [ADP-ribose] polymerase RCD1-like, which produces MEVKTAKALDRIALKLKRKRPSQYAAQVCGALQPSGRMVKQIKLGEYRKKRANAGSHVGKSLSNRFLSYKKSGKPARLMFYKNGEWVDFPRDILDLVKKDLEIKKSVVEVELNGYHMVLNFFHMYKLNMKTGLQQPMAWIDEAGGCFFPEVYAAYSEEPYTLCKQGTGKSTESYNSNEVKLQLEIEINGLDQWKLRECSDESNSLFNGIRIDSKQKSCPYDVEVENSINKENYGNVDESIQQNQEIDLEAYTESVCGKLNFDSVQKIFLKGMNNNGITDSNIVGIDRCSGAAMQARLELFLKQAEITKKCHGEANVQYAWLASTKRELYTMMEYGLGHCRLSASKGSYGTGVHLAAVTCPDTSARYCDVDENGVRHLVLCRVIMGNMEILRPGTGQFQPSSYEYDNGVDDIQCPRYYVVWNMNINTHIYPEFVVSFKLSFDAEGLSCGSERKNDVSGVMTACHGPQGLLPSCAEVKGTAPSRGPTSPWMSFPLLFAAIRNKVPPNDMERVKKHYEQFRSKQISRNDFVKMLRLIVGDALLKLAMAEHQFNIPSYVKEG; this is translated from the exons ATGGAAGTGAAAACTGCAAAGGCATTGGATAGGATTGCActcaaattgaagagaaagcgACCTTCCCAATATGCTGCACAGGTATGTGGAGCTTTGCAGCCTTCAGGCAGGATGGTAAAACAGATAAAATTGggtgaatatagaaaaaaacgTGCAAATGCTGGTTCTCATGTTGGGAAGTCCTTGAGTAACCGgtttttaagttataaaaaaagtgGGAAACCGGCTCGTCTGATGTTCTATAAGAATGGTGAGTGGGTGGATTTTCCAAGGGATATTCTTGACTTGGTTAAGAAAGATCTTGAAATCAAGAAGTCGGTTGTGGAGGTGGAGTTAAATGGGTATCATATGGTGTTAAATTTTTTCCATATGTATAAGTTGAATATGAAAACTGGTCTGCAACAACCAATGGCTTGGATTGACGAGGCAGGAGGCTGCTTTTTCCCTGAGGTCTATGCTGCTTATAGTGAAGAGCCTTATACTCTCTGCAAACAGGGCACTGGAAAAAGTACAGAGTCATATAATTCTAATGAAGTAAAATTACaattagaaattgaaataaacgGACTGGATCAGTGGAAGTTGAGGGAGTGTTCTGACGAGTCCAATTCCTTATTTAACGGTATTAGAATTGATAGTAAACAAAAAAGCTGTCCATATGATGTAGAAGTAGAAAATAGCATTAACAAAGAGAACTATGGAAATGTTGACGAATCTATACAGCAAAATCAAGAAATAGATTTAGAAGCTTATACTGAATCTGTATGTGGAAAGTTGAATTTCGATTCTGTACAGAAGATTTTTCTTAAGGGAATGAACAATAATGGCATTACTGATTCTAACATTGTTGGAATTGACCGGTGCTCTGGTGCGGCAATGCAAGCACGATTGGAGCTATTCTTGAAGCAAGctgaaattacaaaaaaatgtcATGGGGAGGCTAATGTTCAGTATGCCTGGCTTGCTTCTACTAAACGAGAACTGTATACAATGATGGAGTATGGGCTTGGCCACTGTAGACTATCTGCATCTAAAGGCTCATATGGCACTGGTGTTCATCTTGCAGCTGTTACCTGCCCTGACACCAG TGCACGTTATTGTGATGTTGACGAAAATGGGGTTCGGCATTTGGTCCTTTGTCGTGTAATAATGGGAAACATGGAGATTCTCCGTCCCGGCACTGGTCAGTTCCAGCCCAGTAGCTATGAATATGATAATGGGGTGGATGACATTCAATGTCCGAGATATTATGTGGTGTGGAATATGAACATTAACACCCACATCTATCCAGAATTTGTTGTTAGCTTCAAGCTGTCTTTTGATGCTGAAG GTCTTTCTTGTGGAAGTGAAAGGAAGAATGATGTTTCTGGGGTTATGACAGCCTGCCATGGTCCTCAAGGACTGTTACCTTCTTGTGCAGAAGTCAAG GGAACAGCTCCCTCAAGAGGTCCAACATCGCCTTGGATGTCTTTTCCTTTGCTTTTTGCTGCTATCAGAAACAAGGTTCCTCCTAATGATATGGAACGTGTCAAAAAACATTATGAACAATTCAGG TCAAAGCAGATATCCCGGAATGATTTTGTGAAGATGCTGAGGTTAATAGTTGGAGATGCTCTATTGAAACTTGCAATGGCAGAACATCAATTTAAT ATACCATCCTATGTTAAGGAAGGCTAA